One Halomonas sp. THAF5a genomic region harbors:
- a CDS encoding ribonucleotide reductase subunit alpha, whose translation MAISCFADLLDEARAQPEPQRLLFVFTHAELPDHPSEAQRRRFEQGEGGVLTPVVCVDKAPEALTDMAALVAESRETGAEWDIVFVAALAGHNAEAEAEQHLNRMVESLKMGNVASYLAFDRRGEAVSIG comes from the coding sequence ATGGCCATTTCCTGTTTTGCCGATTTGCTGGACGAGGCGCGTGCCCAGCCCGAGCCCCAGCGCCTGCTATTTGTCTTCACCCATGCCGAGCTGCCCGATCACCCCAGCGAGGCGCAGCGGCGCCGCTTTGAGCAGGGCGAGGGCGGCGTGCTGACCCCGGTGGTCTGCGTCGACAAGGCCCCCGAGGCGCTTACCGACATGGCCGCGCTGGTGGCGGAGTCCCGGGAGACCGGCGCCGAGTGGGATATCGTCTTCGTCGCCGCCCTGGCCGGCCACAACGCCGAGGCCGAGGCCGAGCAGCACCTCAACCGCATGGTGGAATCGCTGAAGATGGGCAACGTCGCGTCCTACCTGGCCTTCGACCGCCGGGGCGAGGCGGTGAGCATCGGCTGA
- the ahpC gene encoding alkyl hydroperoxide reductase subunit C — MSLLNTEVKPFNATAYHNGEFVDVSDADLKGQWSVFFFYPADFTFVCPTELGDLADNYDEFKKLGVEIYGVSTDTHFTHKAWHDSSETINKLQYPMLADPTHTISRNFEVLIEDAGIAERGTFVVDPDGKIQIIELNAGNIGRNAEELLRKVKAAQYVRANPNEVCPAKWEEGEATLSPSLDLVGKI, encoded by the coding sequence ATGTCCCTGCTGAACACCGAAGTCAAGCCGTTTAACGCCACCGCCTACCACAACGGCGAGTTTGTCGACGTCTCCGACGCCGATCTCAAGGGCCAGTGGAGCGTCTTCTTCTTCTATCCGGCCGACTTCACCTTCGTCTGCCCGACCGAGCTGGGTGACCTGGCCGACAACTACGACGAGTTCAAGAAGCTGGGCGTCGAGATCTACGGCGTTTCCACCGACACCCACTTCACCCACAAGGCATGGCACGACAGCTCCGAGACCATCAACAAGCTGCAGTACCCGATGCTGGCCGACCCGACCCACACCATCTCGCGCAACTTCGAGGTGCTGATCGAGGACGCGGGCATCGCCGAGCGCGGCACCTTCGTGGTGGACCCGGACGGCAAGATCCAGATCATCGAGCTGAACGCCGGCAACATCGGCCGTAACGCCGAAGAGCTGCTGCGCAAGGTCAAGGCCGCCCAGTACGTGCGCGCTAACCCGAACGAAGTCTGCCCGGCCAAGTGGGAAGAAGGCGAAGCGACCCTCTCTCCCTCCCTGGACCTGGTCGGCAAGATCTAA
- the ahpF gene encoding alkyl hydroperoxide reductase subunit F yields MLDDNLKSQLNAYLQKVTQPFEIVASLDDGDKSKELHGLLTDIVGLTDKITLRLDGEDARTPSFALNRPGEESGVVFAGIPMGHEFTSLVLALLQIGGHPPKASEEVIEQIKSLDGEMHFETYFSLSCQNCPDVVQALNLMAILNPNVHHVAIDGALFQDEVKAREIMSVPSVYLNGEPFDQGRMSLEQILAKVDTGAAEREAAKLNDKASFDTLMIGGGPAGAAAAVYSARKGIRTGVAAERFGGQVLDTLGIENLISVPRTEGPKLAAALEEHVKEYEVDIMNLQRAVELVPGEPGGEHEVAFEFGARLKAKTLVLATGARWREMGVPGEAEYRNKGVAYCPHCDGPLFKGKRVAVIGGGNSGVEAAIDLAGIVGHVTLLEFMDEMRADAVLQKKLRSLPNVEIILGARTTEVNGDGKRVDGLTYEERATGELRRVDLEGVFVQIGLVPNTEWLQDSPIELSERGEIVVDERGMTSIPGIFAAGDVTTVPYKQIVIAMGEGSKAALGAFDYLIRS; encoded by the coding sequence ATGTTGGACGACAATCTGAAAAGCCAGCTCAACGCCTACCTGCAGAAGGTCACTCAGCCGTTCGAGATCGTCGCGTCCCTCGATGACGGCGACAAGTCCAAGGAACTTCACGGCCTGCTGACCGATATCGTCGGCCTGACCGACAAGATCACCCTGCGCCTCGACGGCGAGGATGCCCGCACCCCCTCCTTCGCCTTGAACCGTCCCGGCGAGGAGAGCGGCGTGGTGTTCGCCGGTATCCCCATGGGTCACGAGTTCACCTCGCTGGTGCTGGCGCTCCTGCAGATCGGCGGCCATCCGCCCAAGGCCTCCGAGGAGGTGATCGAGCAGATCAAGAGCCTCGATGGCGAGATGCACTTCGAGACCTACTTCTCGCTCTCCTGCCAGAACTGCCCGGACGTGGTCCAGGCGCTGAACCTGATGGCGATCCTCAACCCCAACGTCCATCACGTCGCCATCGATGGCGCGCTGTTCCAGGATGAGGTGAAGGCGCGCGAGATCATGTCGGTGCCGAGCGTCTATCTCAATGGCGAGCCCTTCGACCAGGGCCGCATGAGCCTGGAGCAGATCCTGGCCAAGGTGGACACCGGCGCCGCCGAGCGCGAGGCCGCTAAGCTCAACGACAAGGCCTCCTTCGACACCCTGATGATCGGCGGCGGACCCGCCGGCGCCGCGGCGGCCGTCTATTCCGCGCGCAAGGGCATCCGTACCGGCGTGGCCGCGGAGCGCTTCGGCGGCCAGGTGCTCGACACCTTGGGCATCGAGAATCTCATCTCCGTGCCCCGCACCGAGGGCCCGAAGCTGGCCGCGGCGCTGGAGGAGCACGTCAAGGAGTACGAGGTCGACATCATGAACCTGCAGCGCGCCGTCGAGCTGGTTCCGGGTGAGCCGGGCGGCGAGCACGAGGTGGCGTTCGAGTTCGGCGCTCGCCTCAAGGCCAAGACCCTGGTGCTGGCCACCGGCGCCCGCTGGCGCGAGATGGGCGTGCCCGGTGAGGCCGAGTACCGCAACAAGGGCGTGGCCTACTGCCCCCACTGCGACGGCCCGCTGTTCAAGGGCAAGCGCGTGGCGGTGATCGGCGGCGGCAACTCCGGCGTCGAGGCGGCCATCGACCTGGCCGGCATCGTCGGCCACGTGACCCTGCTCGAGTTCATGGACGAGATGCGCGCCGACGCGGTGCTGCAGAAGAAGCTCAGGAGCCTGCCCAACGTCGAGATCATCCTCGGCGCCCGCACCACCGAGGTGAACGGCGACGGCAAGCGTGTCGACGGCCTGACCTATGAGGAGCGCGCCACCGGCGAGCTGCGCCGGGTCGACCTGGAGGGCGTCTTCGTGCAGATCGGGCTGGTGCCTAACACCGAGTGGCTCCAGGACTCGCCCATCGAGCTCTCCGAGCGCGGCGAGATCGTCGTCGACGAGCGCGGCATGACCTCGATCCCCGGCATCTTCGCCGCCGGCGATGTCACCACCGTGCCCTACAAGCAGATCGTCATCGCCATGGGCGAGGGCTCCAAGGCCGCCCTTGGCGCCTTCGACTATCTGATCCGCAGCTGA
- a CDS encoding DUF6164 family protein — MATLLFHLGNVPDEEAEAVRRLLDEHGIATYETRAGFWGLGVAAIWLRDEAQREEARALIDAYQRELGERMRDELARLAACGEAPTLWRRLRRRPLRTLLLALLAAGVLALSLLPFLWLSGSD, encoded by the coding sequence ATGGCCACGCTGCTGTTTCACCTGGGCAACGTGCCCGACGAGGAGGCCGAGGCGGTGCGCCGCCTGCTCGACGAGCACGGGATCGCGACCTACGAGACCCGCGCCGGCTTCTGGGGGCTCGGCGTGGCGGCCATCTGGCTGCGCGACGAGGCCCAGCGGGAAGAGGCCCGGGCGCTGATCGACGCCTACCAGCGAGAGCTCGGCGAGCGGATGCGCGACGAACTGGCCCGCCTCGCCGCCTGCGGCGAGGCGCCGACCCTGTGGCGACGCCTCCGGCGGCGGCCGCTGCGCACGCTGCTGCTGGCCCTGCTGGCCGCCGGCGTGCTCGCCCTCTCGCTGCTGCCCTTTCTATGGCTGTCGGGCTCTGACTGA
- a CDS encoding Rrf2 family transcriptional regulator: MHLTRFTDYSLRVLLYLAVKGEERSTIHEIAERFGISRNHLMKVVQDLNHQGYLTAIRGKNGGLVLKRRPESIPLGELVRATERDLQLVECFGDDNACTITPACRLKPILAEALSAFLAVLDRYTLADLLGPRRPQLMQLLQLDDVTAAD; encoded by the coding sequence ATGCATCTGACCCGTTTCACCGACTACTCGCTGCGCGTGCTGCTTTACCTGGCCGTCAAGGGCGAGGAACGCTCGACCATCCATGAGATCGCCGAGCGCTTCGGGATCTCCCGCAACCACCTGATGAAGGTGGTGCAGGACCTCAATCACCAGGGCTACCTCACCGCCATCCGCGGGAAGAACGGCGGCCTGGTGCTCAAGCGCCGTCCGGAATCCATCCCGCTGGGCGAACTGGTACGCGCCACCGAACGCGACCTCCAGCTCGTCGAGTGCTTCGGTGACGACAACGCATGCACGATCACCCCCGCCTGCCGGCTCAAGCCGATCCTGGCCGAGGCCCTCAGCGCCTTCCTCGCCGTGCTGGACCGCTACACCCTGGCCGACCTGCTCGGCCCCCGGCGTCCCCAGCTGATGCAGCTGCTGCAGCTCGACGACGTCACTGCCGCCGACTGA
- the hemN gene encoding oxygen-independent coproporphyrinogen III oxidase, translating into MQDTLPFIRPLVEKYDRPGPRYTSYPTAPQFQAAFAEDDYRAAAERSNAAASPKPLSAYVHIPFCESLCYYCACNKIITHNRQRAAEYLAWLKREIELQGVLFDESRRMTQLHLGGGTPTYLDNDQLGELMAALDAAFHFAEPEEREFSLEVDPRTVTPAQIHELRALGFNRLSFGVQDFDTRVQEAVNRIQSEEQVLELVGAAREAGFQSVSVDLIYGLPLQTVGSFDATLDKIIALRPDRIATYSYAHLPELFKAQRLIRPEDMPPPERKIELLELIIRRLTEAGYVYIGMDHFALPEDELSLAKENGTLQRNFQGYSTHADCDLIGLGNTAIGKVGDSYSQNVKETAQYQARLEAGRLPVMRGYRLNADDVLRRDVINALMCHGRIVFAEIEAAHGIVFRDTFSEALEELEEMVDDGLLSLSDTAIEVLPAGRLMMRNAAMAFDAYLSHSTGRYSRTV; encoded by the coding sequence ATGCAAGATACCCTGCCGTTCATCCGTCCCCTGGTCGAGAAGTACGACCGCCCCGGCCCGCGCTATACCTCCTATCCCACGGCGCCGCAGTTCCAGGCGGCCTTCGCCGAGGACGACTACCGGGCCGCCGCCGAGCGCAGCAACGCGGCCGCCTCGCCCAAGCCGCTCTCGGCCTACGTGCATATCCCCTTCTGCGAGAGCCTCTGCTATTACTGTGCCTGCAACAAGATCATTACCCACAATCGGCAGCGGGCGGCGGAGTACCTGGCTTGGCTCAAGCGGGAGATCGAGCTGCAGGGGGTGCTGTTCGACGAGTCGCGGCGCATGACCCAGCTGCACTTGGGCGGCGGCACCCCGACCTACCTCGATAACGACCAGCTCGGCGAGCTGATGGCGGCGCTGGACGCGGCCTTCCACTTCGCCGAGCCCGAGGAACGGGAGTTCTCGCTGGAGGTGGACCCGCGCACCGTGACTCCCGCGCAGATCCATGAGTTGCGTGCCCTGGGCTTCAATCGCCTGAGTTTCGGCGTGCAGGACTTCGATACCCGGGTGCAGGAGGCGGTCAACCGTATCCAGAGCGAGGAGCAGGTGCTGGAGCTGGTGGGGGCGGCCCGCGAGGCGGGCTTCCAGTCGGTGAGCGTCGATCTGATCTACGGCCTGCCGCTGCAGACCGTGGGGAGCTTCGACGCAACCCTGGACAAGATCATCGCCCTGCGCCCGGATCGCATCGCCACCTACAGCTATGCCCACCTGCCGGAGCTGTTCAAGGCGCAGCGCTTGATCCGCCCCGAGGACATGCCGCCGCCGGAGCGCAAGATCGAGCTGCTGGAGCTGATCATCCGCCGCCTCACTGAGGCGGGCTACGTTTACATCGGCATGGATCACTTCGCCCTGCCAGAGGACGAGCTTTCGCTGGCCAAGGAAAACGGCACCCTGCAGCGCAACTTCCAGGGCTACTCGACCCACGCCGACTGCGATCTGATCGGCCTGGGCAACACCGCCATCGGCAAGGTCGGCGACAGCTACAGCCAGAACGTCAAGGAGACCGCCCAGTACCAGGCGCGCCTCGAGGCGGGGCGGCTGCCGGTGATGCGCGGCTACCGCCTCAACGCCGACGACGTGCTGCGTCGCGATGTGATCAACGCCCTGATGTGCCACGGCCGCATCGTCTTCGCCGAGATCGAGGCGGCTCACGGCATCGTCTTTCGCGATACCTTCTCCGAGGCCCTCGAGGAGCTCGAGGAGATGGTCGACGACGGCCTGCTTTCCCTCTCCGATACCGCCATCGAGGTGCTGCCCGCCGGGCGGCTGATGATGCGCAACGCCGCCATGGCCTTCGACGCCTACCTGAGCCACAGCACCGGGCGCTACTCGCGCACCGTCTGA